One window of Hymenobacter sp. BRD128 genomic DNA carries:
- the murI gene encoding glutamate racemase, whose translation MTTPAPDPAARPIGIFDSGIGGLTVARAVAQRLPHERLVYFGDTAHLPYGEKSTAAIQAYAVKICDVLLRQHCKLILIACNSASAAAYELVREYVGSKALVVGMIDPVVAHVGRYYAGRPVGLIGTKQTVGSNIYRKKIDQLDLGVDLHALATPLLIPMIEEGFFNGRVSEEIIRAYLDHATLQGIDALLLACTHFPLIKPQIDGHYQGRVTVLDPSDVVAATVAEALEARQLLASPAETTPAHHFYVSDFTRSFEESTRIFFGQEVQLEHYPLWE comes from the coding sequence ATGACTACTCCTGCTCCCGACCCGGCCGCCCGGCCCATTGGTATTTTCGACTCCGGCATTGGGGGCCTCACCGTGGCCCGCGCCGTGGCCCAGCGCCTGCCCCACGAGCGGCTGGTATACTTCGGCGACACGGCCCACTTGCCCTACGGCGAAAAAAGCACCGCCGCCATCCAGGCCTACGCCGTCAAAATCTGCGACGTGCTGCTGCGCCAGCACTGCAAGCTGATTCTCATTGCCTGCAACTCGGCCAGTGCCGCCGCCTACGAGCTGGTGCGCGAGTACGTGGGCTCTAAAGCCCTGGTAGTGGGCATGATAGACCCCGTAGTGGCGCACGTGGGCCGGTACTACGCCGGCCGGCCGGTGGGCCTCATCGGCACCAAGCAAACGGTGGGCTCCAACATCTACCGCAAAAAAATCGACCAGCTCGACCTCGGCGTGGACCTGCACGCGCTGGCCACCCCGCTGCTCATTCCCATGATTGAGGAAGGCTTTTTTAATGGCCGCGTGTCGGAAGAGATTATTCGCGCCTACCTCGACCATGCCACGCTGCAAGGCATTGATGCGCTTCTGCTGGCCTGCACCCATTTCCCGCTCATCAAGCCCCAGATAGACGGCCACTACCAGGGCCGCGTCACGGTACTCGACCCGTCCGACGTGGTGGCTGCCACCGTGGCCGAGGCCCTGGAAGCCCGCCAGCTGCTGGCTAGCCCGGCCGAAACTACCCCGGCCCACCACTTCTACGTCAGCGATTTCACGCGCTCATTTGAGGAAAGCACGCGCATTTTCTTCGGGCAGGAAGTACAGCTCGAACACTATCCGCTGTGGGAGTAG